gacctaaaaatttgaaatttttcgtgcgATTTGTTTTAGGGTTATttcgtcgtgtttttttgttAGACTTCatcaaatgaaacaaaaacactAAAGACTCATTTTAATATAGcccagtatattttttttcttacatggTTAGTAATGGAAAtttagaaatatcaaaaattttagattttacaaagtgaaaattttctatgaaCGGTCatccttcatttttggatttgtgAGTAACTACATGGCCGTCCagagagggaggggggaagAAGGCAGTTCGCCTCGGGCCCGCGCTTTCACGAGAGTCTGGCAAAAGAAGGACATGTAATAAAAGAAAACCCTGTTTTTcatacaagagctttcgccctcacttgggcttcttctctttttttcttcaaaatacatcttaacatcctaaaaaaatcgttcaaattctaattttaaaatccaaaaaataaactctttgcataaaaaaaacatcgtttttaaaaGTTcgctcaaaatacaaattttcaaaagttgtcacCTTTACTTCGCTCGGGCCTGTcctcttttttctcaaaatcaatttccataAACAATTAAACATCGTTTTTAGGGCCCcctctcgaaatcaatttttcaaaaaatttcgcccTTGTTTCGCTagggtcaaaaaatgaaaaaaaatcacaattgggcccccaaaaatccatagcagaaaatgaaaatttttataaatatgaGTATCACGtataaattggtaaaatttgtatttttgccCATATcagtcagaaaattttcagtcggaCCCCTCCCTCTTGGCTCTTtccctctcaaaaaacctctataATAGTTTCGTCCTTAATAGAAATTgggccaaattatatttgcTCCCGTTCGGATTGGTTCTCGACGGTCCTGAATAACCACGTAGGTAGTATAGGTAAGCTATATAGTGCTTCTGACAATTGCTTCTTcgtcaatcccccccccccacccccacatatttttcgttGACATTTCACAAACTTTATCGACATTATTGTAggttgcaaaatgaaaaaaaaaatcaagataaaaaaaaattgttcttcaaACTCACCAGGCTTAGGTACATTTCTTTTGACTTGCATCCATTTATACGTAGGCACGCTGGTTTGCGCCGTGCTAGCGGTCGGATTAACATGTTGTGACTGATGGTGATGGTGGGCATTCTGATGTATATGGTGTATAGGTACGATAGATTGATGATGATAATCTGGTAACGGATTTATAGCGGAAGACGCTGCTGTATGTTGATGGTAATGGGGCTCTTCTTTGACCGACGAAGGCGTATAGGTGCTTTGGTAATGTTCGTCGGTTGTTATTGCActttgttgttgctgttgctgttgctgttgttgaaGGTAATCGATGTTCTCGTGACAGTCGTCATGCCTTCGCGTATGCTGATCGTTTTCCGATCTCTTCACGTCGACTGTTTCATAATTAACGTATTCCTTGGGCGGCGTTTTCAGATGGTAACTGTAATTCTCCGAACTAGTCGTGTAATCTAAATTCGTGTAACTTAATCCGTTGGCCGACGTAATGATGTTGACATCGTCTTGATGGTAGTGTTGATGATGCGATTGATGCGACAACGGGTAATAGTGGGTGTCTTCTCGACGGAAATCATTCAAGTCTGCGCTGTTATTGCTGTAGTCGCTGTATCCGAGCATCGAGTCGTAGTATCCGACATTGTTGTATTGTTTGGGTAAGGGTTCGATCCGGTTGGCAGTACCGCAGTAGTCGGATGGGTAGACTTGATCTTGGTAGTAGTGATGGTGGTGGTATTGGTAGTGATCGTAGCCAGAATTTGTATAGCAGTCTGCAGATCCGCTGTACACACCCGAGCAATTATTGTTATAAGTACCGACGTTCATGGTCACCattttatcgatattttcatcgaaattttagCCAACTGTGTGCCTGAAATTCGGCGACAATCTCGAGCCGACGTTGGATCCCGTCAAGTGGTGAAACTTGAGGCGATGGGGTTCGATACGAGCACAGACATTGGATGAAGATGCAGCAGGATCTGTGAAAAAACGaatcaaatgtttcaattagAATATGATGGGTAAGTATCTGATATGAATATGAGAATAACCCTATAGTGTTTTATGAGTCCAAGATGAACGATATGATTAAATATCTCTGTTTACATTAGTGTGGAttactcccctcccccctcatcgAAAAAAGTCGttagattttgaccaaattccgCAGAAACCTTTATcctaagttgaaaattttcacaaaaataagtttttggctatttttccaatttttttgaaattttcaataatggtaaaaaaattggcaccactgaattccaaaatattttctcatttttagaaacaaaaaataagaggaaagagcatgcaaaaatacctatatttcattcccaaaaattaatttttttgaaattttgtttaatttttaaaaattttaattgatctgaaatttttgtggaaatatcaaaatgtagtggtagaaatgatcactttttccaCTATAGGCTGTAGAAAATGAACGTTTTCATGTAATTTTACAAGGCAGTCATGACGTCATATGCATTCTATTTATGGTATTCGTGACGTCAGCTGCTGGAAATATTCACAACTCATCAACCCTTCCGTAATACCACCACCTATTTGCTACCGCCAATGAGACCTACGCAACACACGCCGTTATGTCCCTACTTTTACACCAAATATCCATCATCCCTACTACTTTTACATTGAACTTTCGCCCTTATAAGCTCCTGCACAAGCGTTTTTTCTCCAGTTATTAGTTCCACCAACTCATCACGCTAGCTGTTCCAGTTGTTGTACACATTCCTCCTCACGCTTTCGACTTCTTCCTGCCCAGTGGAATACCTCGGTGACCAAGACTTCGAAATACCAATTTATGCTGCGGATACGCTTTCTAAGGACGCTTGGAACTTATCCCATTCATCATGGACCAACAATACCAACATATCGAGTCACGCATTATGCGTTCTTATATCTCCACAGTACCGTGGGATACAAGTCATGAaggatcataaatgaggaactgtggaatgtaactagcactCGGGCATTGGGGTTAAAAGCTCATCAGTAGACACGGCACTCCAGAGAACGTGATGTCCTTAACCAAGCGACCCCAACAGGGGGTTGTATATGAGCTTTTCGCTTTTGGGCTCAATATGCAACTATAAACATTGAAAGCCTGTCATCAACTAACACATTCGATTTATTACGTTTTCTACtagaagtttataattatcatttaattatagaagtctcattcatgTATACGATTTGAGCAACCTGTGATATTACGTGTTTACGCAATCAATACATGAATTTATCATTTGGCTAATTGAGATGTCATAATTTCCTTCGTATGCTTGAACCCTGAGAAGATCTACCATCAGGGCTTCCTACCTGAACAATTTATGATGTTTTCTACTTATTTATGACTTCGTGCTTCACGATATCAAGTTCCCCGTTAAATCGTGTATCTGTTTTGGTTCACGAGGCTCCTTAGGAAAGAGTCAGAGGACATAATTGTTGGTGGATAATTGTATTTATGCGAAGAAATGCAATTATATCGAGAATCAACAAAAGTAATGTGTTCGATTTTGAGATGTGCCCCCCACATTTTGAACGCGGACGTGTGCATTTACacaaaaatttggtgaaattgagatagaaagttgaaatttggttcaagcctcattttttgacctttcaaaTCGATCGAGGTGTTTTTTAAGGCTGTTTGGAgcctttataaaatttttacattttcctgTTTCAGAAAAATGCTGAGTTGACACTTAATTCTGGgtttttcaagctaatttttccaaaactgatcCTTCTGATTCTGAAAGTTTGATGAAGGGTACTTCCACAGGGCttaaaaccatcaccaatcgttTGGAGAGATCAAGAATAAGGCATAAACCGCCAACCAGACCTCAATGTTACcagatttttattgaatttctttttttaaagttttggtcaattttttaaaatttaaattttgtcaaaaatttcttgtggaaaaatcaaaattttaaaagattttcagattttctagcgttgaaaaaatcctgaatttcattttggttctTCTcactataattttttcaaaactgggcTGTCTGGGCTATCTAAAAATTTAGTGGAAGCTACTCCAAAAGGGCTTGAAACGATCATCAGACAGAAACAGGATCtttagttttattatttttttttatctgtttcAGAGAACGGAAAGCAGAccattggaattttcaaaagttcgtcaaaaatcaaaaaattaaattcagtacCTTATTTAATCAAGAAattatgaaacttttttcaatttttttaaattaggtaggtacttagcaataatgaccaaaaaattggtaccactgcttttcaaaatatttccccactTTCAAGATAATTATTTCAATAGGATGTGATGAATTCTATTGGTCAACTTTCAATTTAGCctggtgagaaaaaaatgagcttttttggaTATACTCAGATTTTTTCTAGCAGATCATTTACGAAAGACCAGCTGTTTTTCCggagttcaaatttaaaaaaaatgatgaaccacttttttaacgtaagtaggtaatctAAAAATTTCCTTTTAATGAGGTGGCATTTCACAATGATACGTAAttaacaatttgaaattatctaaaaaaaaattcacgttgaaTAAATTGGCGTTAGGAAACGCTTCATCAACACTCATTCGTCATTTATAACGTTTTCTACATTATAATGATATCAGCCTCGCGTGCTTTTCGAACatacaaaatgtttaaaatgttAAACGCGTACCATAGATAAATTGCCAATCCATCAAATTTGTCGATTAACTTGTTGGTCAATGACCATTAACATTGTCTCGAATAAAGACTGCTTGATGCGAATATATTGtgttttcaagttcaaaaaactcgaaattaatTCGTGTGTAGGAAATTTATAGGGATTCGACGAATGTTTCGAAATATCACGCAGGAAGccgaaatgtttttgaaaatttgaaattagctgaaagattgaaaattattcaactacATAATATAATGTATCGGGAGAAGGAAGGTGTTTTTGTTAGTTTTATTCTACCTATAgcataaaattgtcaaattttcatgtGTTTTTTCGAACGTTTGGATGGaaatttctgaacattttgttacctactttttaaaaatggtttgaaagtgtaacctttttaggaagaaaaattgaacaaaattcaacTTCCAGGTATGAGTCAAAATAATTCACTTGAATATCACAGTGAGGGGTGACTTTTGTCTCGTCCTTCTTTTGTCGCAGTTCTAGTCGTGTGttgcacttttttgaaaaatactgtaaTCAGAGTATAGATATAGATAACACAAAAGTTATCTGTATCTACCCATCAACATCTCAAAAAGAcgtggaaaatgtttcaatccCTCCactcaacattttattttcacccccaaaatcgaaattcaaaaaaaaaattaggagatgttttttccacgaaaaatcaagcagtccggtcggactgccccgtcaagcaagaaaaaaaaaacgaacacaaaaaaaaacaaaaaccgataATACCAAACGTGATGACAGTCCGGCCACTTACTGCTTATATTCCCTGAACAACTAAGCGTattttcgatgatgaatttctcgcgaataaatacacgcacgaatctgattttttgatatgttgttggcatcaacgagagctttaatttggtatgcttacaaactttctacggtaaaaaatgatgtagattggaatacccaaagttagcattttggggtaatttttgaaatcactaatcttcgtgtcaagagaaaactactgaaccaattcaagtcaaatttcgtagactggtgtaaattaatgagttatttttagatacaacgtcagttttgaaaaaaaattatttttgaccccctttttctcaattttaaaatttctttcccccctaaaacaccctcaaaatgaaaatttttcgcggtaccgtagaaaagggtcatctacattatattcgccatcattgtgcaaaatttcaagcaaatcggttcatttggaaaggctgtagccttgtcaacggaaatttaagcatgaaatttcgtgatgactatttccatttttcatcctaaaccacccaaaaaatgaaaattgttagctGTATCATAAAAAAGGGTAatctacatcatattcactatcaatgtgcaaaatctcaagcaaatcggttcattaagagaggctgtagccttgtcaacggaaatttcagcatgaaaattcatgacaattt
The sequence above is a segment of the Planococcus citri chromosome 3, ihPlaCitr1.1, whole genome shotgun sequence genome. Coding sequences within it:
- the LOC135838486 gene encoding homeobox protein Hox-A1-like — protein: MVTMNVGTYNNNCSGVYSGSADCYTNSGYDHYQYHHHHYYQDQVYPSDYCGTANRIEPLPKQYNNVGYYDSMLGYSDYSNNSADLNDFRREDTHYYPLSHQSHHQHYHQDDVNIITSANGLSYTNLDYTTSSENYSYHLKTPPKEYVNYETVDVKRSENDQHTRRHDDCHENIDYLQQQQQQQQQQSAITTDEHYQSTYTPSSVKEEPHYHQHTAASSAINPLPDYHHQSIVPIHHIHQNAHHHHQSQHVNPTASTAQTSVPTYKWMQVKRNVPKPATKTLPSDYQASNNNYSNANVLQTNTGNGNMLIGSHYGSNSNIMQNGGNALLNNSGRTNFTNKQLTELEKEFHFNKYLTRARRIEIATTLQLNETQVKIWFQNRRMKQKKRMKEGLIPQDVGSMNIGSSCPVNSTSSTSNSPTTVQNTSHQNEDSMD